One stretch of Streptomyces sp. A2-16 DNA includes these proteins:
- a CDS encoding helix-turn-helix transcriptional regulator yields the protein MGERRPETPAEADGTAGLFVALGKMVKFLRERKGLTQKEFGELVGYGPDAVSAMERGVRTLRPEVLLKADELLDAGGLLKEVLPEVEEAMAKTRTRHPEWYRNYAGLEAEAVSLYDYSTMGVLGLLQTEDYARAVFTQRHPPLDEETIEKRVADRLSRQQLFEKWPPPECSFVIEQAVLERPIGGPAVHAGQLRRLLHVGRMRNVQLQVMPTGRDEHPSLGGSFTMLIPKGREQVAYMEIQGYPRLITDREEVRVLAARYGIIRAQALNPHESLAFIEKMLEER from the coding sequence GTGGGTGAGCGGAGGCCGGAGACGCCTGCGGAGGCGGACGGTACGGCGGGGTTGTTCGTCGCACTGGGCAAGATGGTGAAGTTCTTGCGGGAGCGGAAGGGGCTCACGCAGAAGGAGTTCGGGGAGCTGGTGGGCTACGGCCCCGACGCGGTCTCCGCCATGGAGCGGGGAGTGCGGACCCTTCGGCCGGAGGTCTTGCTGAAGGCGGACGAACTGCTCGATGCCGGGGGCCTGTTGAAGGAGGTCCTCCCGGAGGTCGAGGAGGCCATGGCGAAGACCCGGACACGGCATCCGGAGTGGTACCGGAACTATGCCGGGCTGGAGGCGGAGGCGGTCTCCCTCTACGACTACAGCACCATGGGCGTGCTGGGCCTGCTCCAGACGGAGGACTACGCCCGGGCCGTGTTCACGCAACGGCACCCGCCGCTGGACGAGGAGACCATCGAGAAGCGGGTCGCCGACCGGCTCTCCCGTCAGCAGCTCTTCGAGAAGTGGCCGCCGCCGGAGTGCAGCTTCGTCATCGAACAGGCCGTGCTGGAACGGCCGATCGGCGGTCCGGCCGTGCACGCGGGTCAGCTTCGGCGGCTGCTGCACGTGGGGCGCATGCGGAACGTACAGCTTCAGGTGATGCCTACAGGGCGGGACGAACACCCCAGCCTGGGCGGCTCGTTCACGATGCTCATCCCCAAGGGAAGGGAGCAGGTGGCGTACATGGAAATCCAGGGCTACCCACGGTTGATCACCGACCGGGAAGAGGTGCGCGTCCTCGCCGCCCGTTATGGGATCATCCGAGCTCAGGCCCTCAACCCGCACGAGTCCCTGGCCTTCATCGAGAAGATGCTGGAAGAGCGATGA
- a CDS encoding DUF397 domain-containing protein — protein MTIEKLNWFKSSYSDGEGGQCLEAARTPHTIHLRDSKHPTGPHLTLSPTAWAPFVAKVSEQTGIGQDLS, from the coding sequence ATGACCATAGAGAAGCTGAACTGGTTCAAGTCGAGCTACAGCGACGGCGAGGGCGGCCAGTGCCTGGAAGCCGCCCGTACCCCCCACACCATCCACCTCCGCGACTCCAAGCACCCCACCGGCCCTCACCTCACCCTCTCCCCCACCGCCTGGGCCCCCTTCGTCGCGAAGGTCAGCGAACAGACTGGAATTGGTCAAGACCTCTCCTGA
- a CDS encoding ATP-binding protein yields MNAEISTPTDELTQRLSATPRGARLARRLTATQLAAWGHPHDTEVNDTAQHLVAELAANAVTHGRVPGRDFELRLLRLPENTLRIEVSDPRGDRRLRYVNDEDGEHGRGLILVTLLADTWGVTERDVGKTVWAEMGLRGS; encoded by the coding sequence GTGAACGCCGAAATCTCCACCCCCACCGACGAACTGACCCAGCGTCTGAGCGCCACCCCACGAGGCGCCCGCCTGGCCCGCAGACTCACGGCCACCCAGCTCGCGGCATGGGGCCACCCCCACGACACCGAGGTGAACGACACCGCGCAGCACCTCGTCGCCGAACTCGCCGCCAACGCGGTGACCCACGGCCGCGTACCCGGAAGGGACTTCGAGCTGCGCCTCCTCAGGCTCCCGGAGAACACGCTCCGTATCGAGGTGAGTGATCCACGAGGCGACCGCCGGCTCCGGTACGTCAACGACGAGGACGGCGAACACGGCCGGGGCCTGATCCTCGTCACCCTCCTCGCCGACACCTGGGGCGTCACGGAGCGGGACGTCGGCAAGACGGTGTGGGCCGAGATGGGCCTCAGGGGGTCGTGA
- a CDS encoding Tat pathway signal protein, with the protein MTSLRKRRRALTILAATAAVAGLMQVQPAAAKPVSPKPTPTSKPAPAAPKGAVKAPDTILGKGWKTSGDRAVTSAADSDGLHLLVADSKNAYAWKTVTVLSEPQLPADTWIGNSCVMDDHHAAVVYAPRTFTNKPDLMMGGAFTAVVNLDDGSVTKLPFTASLAYFDPTCNPVTHTAAFTALRDAQTRLVTVGTKGSTIADTTAKGEITSAVPTKDGVIAAAGNRLVHVDRKGRTAELAATEHAPYGIRVTGDGTVTYIDRTGDTGADVQTYAHGRKTTVASGPLTAMNLRQGTDGTVYLAGKASRGKSFAATGIKQLNVSPDADVSTRGRLAVDPVVSPAVLAGVDNIEDAGRGFSRTTTREPAARTTPGRVSHALTITGTVPGTGRRTTQTAAAPGTTAGGRTSPALTGSSKPQMSTMSMLTTADDDPRAHDPVDTDAWCSVPRNDTATQALQPTPNQVEWAVDMAVRGDLRSGYLTQGGWRSQTGLSTIDPQGMFPVPTLNTGGSGRIPAQVELGILAQESNLWQAESGAIPGQMGSPLAAVDGYYGHQTGGTLADYWTIHWDKSDCGYGVGQVTDGMRKAGYEKSGETSLPVSTQRAIALDYATNIAASLYILADKWNEVHESGQTITVNNDDPAKPENWFAAVWNYNLGFNKKADEGTNGNWGLGWYNNPANPVYPASRLSFMNTDVDPLAAKDAAQPQKWPYEEKVMGWAAWSIDTGHSYATSGRQDWPGESGFSSAGFRPAYWNGAAGAYTIPGNATYNRAHVSPPLDTFCNAQNGCDAANPPNCSDAACYTPYWWNASNATWKSDCATTCGFENIKYQTLVSEPGRGSRLQYGTPVCSGAPSGAKVVDSDPAGVNTWSSCGTTSTDGSFQFTFYPDPNATGPGLGQYDAKADLHQIGGGYQGHFWYTHARDTDHLGGDGGRMTILGDWKLNSAVSGSQAKVYVHIPDTGAQVTNASYQVVTPFGTVTKTVDQNANESNTWVSLGAYNFKDQAPEVRLSNSTPDGAADKDVAYDAVAFVPGDYSGIPSDLTFHDPDVNAAQPADITTPTDVGMSVIAGGGPAGPSATSAASVSAVLADRPASFVTWCNVEPFNLGQQWVNRTEACIKDHVTVVIVDEDQNIIGTMEFDEQAELKTYSDNATSNALLKLIPTAATGVGATAPVTITSAAVCSIDCTTASQIWNTSDTWDWATGDRHVGEIQTAMIWGQSLSVDLLGMQWKLGALVADVPSETEAAIGTDRYSELRCDTTVTTTPGCIFDYYKPTYSMNSQKFPAAAAHAWLVQHELPAHLGLKGQGQALTYLGDSVMSPSDPTKKQSDVNRALMCPTAWERNQSVTLSPELSSKGTDTPSCDELAFAKSYQSGGTPSSLGGTNPVGSGDDCLQTYAMKDADGLWRLHADLRYPLPTWNEVCGRASMSNNQNTQSMSLFPTFRRNYRVMDKDDYWLDVAKPN; encoded by the coding sequence GTGACCTCCCTTCGTAAGAGACGAAGAGCGCTGACGATTCTCGCCGCCACCGCCGCCGTGGCAGGACTGATGCAGGTCCAGCCCGCCGCCGCGAAACCCGTCTCCCCCAAGCCCACGCCCACGTCGAAACCGGCGCCCGCTGCTCCGAAGGGGGCCGTCAAGGCTCCTGACACCATCCTGGGCAAGGGCTGGAAGACCTCCGGCGACCGGGCCGTGACGAGCGCCGCCGACAGCGACGGACTGCATCTGCTCGTCGCGGACAGCAAGAACGCCTACGCGTGGAAGACGGTCACGGTGCTGAGTGAGCCGCAGCTTCCGGCCGACACCTGGATCGGCAACAGCTGTGTCATGGACGACCACCACGCGGCCGTCGTCTACGCTCCCCGCACCTTCACCAACAAGCCGGACCTGATGATGGGCGGTGCGTTCACGGCGGTCGTGAACCTCGACGACGGCAGCGTCACCAAGCTGCCGTTCACCGCCTCCCTGGCCTACTTCGACCCGACCTGCAACCCGGTCACGCACACCGCCGCCTTCACCGCGCTCCGTGACGCCCAGACGCGCCTGGTCACGGTGGGCACCAAGGGCTCTACCATCGCCGACACCACGGCGAAGGGCGAGATCACCTCCGCCGTGCCCACCAAAGACGGGGTGATCGCGGCCGCCGGAAACCGGCTCGTCCACGTCGACCGCAAGGGCAGGACCGCCGAGCTCGCCGCCACCGAGCACGCCCCGTACGGCATCCGCGTGACCGGCGACGGCACGGTCACCTACATCGACCGCACCGGCGACACCGGCGCCGACGTACAGACCTACGCCCACGGCAGGAAGACGACCGTCGCGAGCGGCCCGCTCACCGCGATGAACCTGCGTCAGGGCACGGACGGCACCGTCTACCTCGCGGGGAAGGCCAGTCGCGGCAAGAGCTTCGCGGCCACTGGCATCAAGCAGTTGAACGTCTCACCCGACGCGGACGTCTCCACCCGCGGACGTCTGGCCGTCGACCCCGTCGTCTCCCCGGCGGTGCTCGCGGGCGTCGACAACATCGAGGACGCCGGCCGGGGCTTCAGCAGGACCACGACCAGGGAACCCGCGGCCCGGACGACACCGGGCCGGGTCAGCCACGCCCTGACCATCACCGGCACCGTTCCGGGCACGGGCAGGCGCACGACCCAGACGGCCGCCGCGCCCGGCACCACCGCGGGCGGCAGGACCTCCCCGGCGCTGACCGGCTCCTCGAAGCCGCAGATGTCGACGATGAGCATGCTGACCACGGCCGACGACGACCCGCGGGCCCACGACCCGGTCGACACCGACGCCTGGTGCTCCGTGCCCCGCAACGACACCGCCACCCAGGCTCTCCAGCCCACCCCGAACCAGGTCGAGTGGGCCGTGGACATGGCCGTCCGGGGCGACCTGCGCTCCGGCTACCTCACCCAGGGCGGCTGGCGCTCCCAGACCGGGCTCTCCACCATCGACCCGCAGGGCATGTTCCCGGTCCCCACGCTGAACACCGGCGGCAGCGGTCGTATCCCCGCACAGGTCGAACTGGGCATCCTCGCCCAGGAGTCCAACCTGTGGCAGGCCGAGTCCGGCGCCATCCCGGGCCAGATGGGCAGCCCGCTCGCGGCCGTCGACGGGTACTACGGACACCAGACCGGCGGCACGCTCGCCGACTACTGGACGATCCACTGGGACAAGTCCGACTGCGGCTACGGCGTCGGCCAGGTCACCGACGGCATGCGCAAGGCCGGATACGAGAAGTCGGGCGAAACCTCCCTCCCGGTCAGCACGCAGCGTGCGATCGCCCTCGACTACGCCACCAACATCGCCGCCTCGCTGTACATCCTCGCCGACAAGTGGAACGAGGTGCACGAGTCCGGCCAGACGATCACCGTGAACAACGACGACCCGGCCAAGCCCGAGAACTGGTTCGCCGCCGTGTGGAACTACAACCTCGGCTTCAACAAGAAGGCGGACGAGGGCACCAACGGCAACTGGGGCCTGGGCTGGTACAACAACCCGGCCAACCCGGTCTATCCGGCGTCCCGGCTGAGCTTCATGAACACCGACGTCGACCCCCTCGCCGCCAAGGACGCCGCCCAGCCCCAGAAGTGGCCGTACGAGGAGAAGGTGATGGGATGGGCCGCCTGGTCCATCGACACCGGTCACTCCTACGCCACCTCGGGCCGCCAGGACTGGCCCGGCGAGTCCGGCTTCTCCTCGGCCGGCTTCCGGCCCGCCTACTGGAACGGCGCCGCCGGCGCCTACACGATCCCGGGCAACGCGACGTACAACCGGGCCCACGTCTCGCCTCCGCTGGACACCTTCTGCAACGCGCAGAACGGCTGTGACGCGGCCAATCCGCCCAACTGCTCGGACGCCGCCTGCTACACCCCGTACTGGTGGAACGCCTCCAACGCCACCTGGAAGTCCGACTGCGCCACGACCTGTGGCTTCGAGAACATCAAGTACCAGACCCTGGTCAGCGAGCCCGGGCGTGGCTCTCGCCTCCAGTACGGCACACCCGTCTGCTCCGGCGCGCCCTCCGGTGCGAAGGTGGTCGACTCCGACCCCGCGGGCGTCAACACCTGGAGCAGCTGCGGAACGACCAGTACCGACGGCTCGTTCCAGTTCACCTTCTACCCCGATCCGAACGCCACCGGTCCGGGACTCGGCCAGTACGACGCCAAGGCCGACCTGCACCAGATCGGCGGCGGCTACCAGGGGCACTTCTGGTACACGCACGCACGCGACACCGACCACCTGGGAGGCGACGGCGGGCGCATGACCATCCTCGGCGACTGGAAGCTGAACTCGGCCGTCTCCGGCAGCCAGGCCAAGGTCTACGTGCACATCCCGGACACCGGCGCTCAGGTCACCAACGCCTCCTACCAGGTCGTCACGCCGTTCGGCACGGTGACCAAGACCGTCGACCAGAACGCCAACGAGTCCAACACCTGGGTCTCCCTCGGCGCCTACAACTTCAAGGACCAGGCGCCGGAGGTCCGGCTGTCCAACTCCACTCCGGACGGCGCCGCCGACAAGGACGTGGCCTACGACGCCGTCGCGTTCGTGCCCGGCGACTACAGCGGCATCCCCTCCGACCTGACCTTCCACGACCCCGACGTCAACGCCGCCCAGCCGGCGGACATCACCACCCCGACCGACGTCGGCATGAGCGTCATCGCCGGAGGCGGTCCGGCCGGACCGTCGGCCACCTCCGCCGCCTCCGTCAGCGCGGTCCTCGCCGACCGGCCGGCCAGCTTCGTCACCTGGTGCAACGTCGAACCCTTCAACCTCGGCCAGCAGTGGGTCAACCGCACCGAGGCCTGCATCAAGGACCACGTCACCGTCGTCATCGTCGACGAGGACCAGAACATCATCGGGACCATGGAGTTCGACGAGCAGGCGGAACTCAAGACCTACTCGGACAACGCGACCTCCAACGCCCTGCTGAAACTCATACCCACCGCGGCGACCGGTGTGGGAGCGACAGCGCCCGTCACCATCACCTCGGCCGCCGTCTGTTCCATCGACTGCACGACCGCCAGCCAGATCTGGAACACCTCCGACACCTGGGACTGGGCGACCGGAGACCGGCACGTCGGGGAGATACAGACGGCCATGATCTGGGGACAGTCCCTCTCGGTGGACCTGCTGGGCATGCAGTGGAAGCTCGGAGCCCTCGTCGCGGACGTACCGTCGGAGACCGAGGCCGCCATCGGCACCGACCGGTACTCCGAACTGCGCTGCGACACCACCGTCACCACGACGCCCGGCTGCATCTTCGACTACTACAAGCCGACCTACTCGATGAACTCCCAGAAGTTCCCGGCCGCGGCGGCCCACGCGTGGCTCGTCCAGCACGAACTGCCCGCCCACCTCGGGCTCAAGGGACAGGGCCAGGCGCTGACCTACCTCGGCGACAGCGTGATGTCCCCGTCCGATCCGACCAAGAAGCAGAGTGACGTGAACCGGGCCCTCATGTGCCCGACCGCCTGGGAGCGCAACCAGAGCGTCACGCTGTCACCGGAACTCTCCTCCAAGGGAACGGACACACCCAGCTGTGACGAGCTGGCCTTCGCCAAGAGCTACCAGAGTGGCGGGACGCCGAGCTCGCTGGGCGGCACCAATCCCGTCGGCTCCGGTGACGACTGCCTGCAGACCTACGCGATGAAGGACGCCGACGGCCTGTGGCGGCTCCACGCGGACCTGCGCTACCCCCTTCCGACCTGGAACGAGGTCTGCGGACGCGCGAGCATGTCCAACAACCAGAACACCCAGTCCATGTCGCTGTTCCCGACGTTCCGCCGGAACTACCGGGTGATGGACAAGGACGACTACTGGCTCGACGTGGCCAAGCCGAACTGA
- a CDS encoding SMI1/KNR4 family protein: protein MPQVDEVAAAWERIVGWLRRNAPASAEALRPGASDEEIARLNEELGFDIPDVLEVWLRMNNGSTAKDTEKPIPGGTALFPHRDSVIFPGGMRFLGCKEIAGQHAEYLYIARDIGDDDYWKSPWIPVMEQSDAPYGIILDAQNPSGPPPLLRFSEGDYPTSFLPSLGDFLRPLSDLLETGQAPGSVVAHERFTIAEGRLHWTD from the coding sequence ATGCCGCAGGTCGATGAAGTCGCCGCTGCATGGGAGCGCATCGTCGGTTGGCTCCGAAGGAATGCTCCGGCCAGTGCGGAGGCGCTTCGTCCCGGGGCCTCGGACGAGGAGATCGCGCGTCTGAACGAGGAGCTGGGATTCGACATCCCGGACGTTCTCGAGGTCTGGCTCCGCATGAACAACGGGAGTACCGCGAAGGATACGGAGAAGCCCATTCCAGGCGGGACGGCCCTCTTCCCGCACCGCGACTCGGTCATCTTCCCGGGCGGTATGCGGTTCCTCGGCTGCAAGGAAATCGCCGGACAGCACGCGGAGTATCTGTACATCGCCCGTGACATCGGGGACGACGACTACTGGAAGTCGCCGTGGATCCCCGTCATGGAGCAGAGCGACGCGCCGTACGGAATCATCCTGGACGCCCAGAACCCGTCCGGCCCGCCGCCTCTCCTGAGGTTCAGCGAGGGCGACTATCCGACCTCCTTCCTGCCGTCCCTCGGCGATTTCCTCCGGCCCCTGTCCGATCTGCTGGAGACCGGACAGGCGCCGGGGTCGGTCGTGGCGCACGAGCGATTCACCATCGCCGAGGGAAGGCTTCACTGGACGGACTGA
- the kstD gene encoding 3-oxosteroid 1-dehydrogenase, which produces MSVTRRHLLAAGAGAAVAAGVQHGASAADLPTIGTYDVVVIGSGAAGMTAALTAVKQGLSTVVLEKAPTFGGSAARSGAGIWIPNNPVILAAGVPDTPAKAAAYLAAVVGPDVPVARQRAFLTHGPAMISFVMANSPLRFRWMEGYSDYYPELPGGLPGGRSIEPDQFDGKLLGAELAHLNPPYLDVPAGLVVFSADYKWLALSAVSLKGAAVAAECLARGTKAALLGQTPLTMGQSLAAALRKGLLNANVPVRLNTPLTELYVENGAVAGAVTPGGLFRARRGVIVGSGGFEHNAAMRAQYQRQPIGTEWTVGAKENTGDGIRAGQRLGADVALMDDAWWGPAIPLPDEPYFCLAERTLPGGLVVNAAGRRFVNEAAPYSDVVHTMYDRNPTDPDIPSWLIVDQNYRNRYLFRDIAPTFVLPDDWYSSGAAHKAWSLDALAASIGVPAAALRATVDRFNSLALKGDDTDFGRGDSAYDHYYTDPSVLPNSCLAPLWLPPYYAFRLVPGDLGTKGGLVTDARARVLRPDGSVVPGLYAAGNASAAVMGHSYAGAGSTIGPAMTFGYIAARDLAGVL; this is translated from the coding sequence ATGAGCGTGACCCGAAGACACCTGCTGGCCGCCGGTGCCGGGGCGGCCGTCGCCGCCGGGGTGCAACACGGCGCGAGCGCCGCCGACCTGCCGACGATCGGGACGTACGACGTCGTCGTCATCGGTTCCGGCGCGGCCGGCATGACCGCCGCGCTCACCGCCGTGAAGCAGGGGCTCAGCACCGTGGTGCTGGAGAAGGCGCCGACCTTCGGCGGGTCCGCCGCCCGGTCCGGCGCCGGGATCTGGATTCCGAACAACCCCGTCATCCTCGCCGCCGGTGTCCCGGACACCCCCGCCAAGGCGGCCGCCTACCTCGCCGCCGTCGTCGGCCCTGACGTCCCCGTCGCCCGCCAGCGGGCCTTCCTCACGCACGGCCCCGCGATGATCTCCTTCGTCATGGCCAACAGCCCGCTGCGGTTCCGCTGGATGGAGGGGTACAGCGACTACTACCCCGAGCTGCCGGGCGGACTGCCGGGCGGCCGCTCCATCGAACCCGACCAGTTCGACGGCAAGCTCCTCGGCGCCGAACTCGCCCACCTGAACCCGCCCTACCTCGACGTCCCCGCCGGCCTGGTCGTCTTCAGCGCCGACTACAAATGGCTGGCCCTGTCCGCCGTGAGCCTCAAGGGCGCCGCCGTCGCCGCCGAATGCCTGGCACGCGGCACCAAGGCGGCCCTGCTCGGCCAGACACCGCTCACCATGGGGCAGTCACTGGCGGCCGCCCTGCGCAAGGGCCTCCTGAACGCGAACGTGCCCGTCCGTCTCAACACCCCCCTCACCGAGCTGTACGTCGAGAACGGCGCGGTCGCCGGAGCGGTGACCCCGGGCGGTCTCTTCCGGGCCCGCCGGGGCGTGATCGTCGGCTCCGGCGGCTTCGAGCACAACGCGGCCATGCGGGCGCAGTACCAGCGGCAGCCCATCGGCACGGAGTGGACCGTCGGCGCGAAGGAGAACACGGGGGACGGCATCCGGGCCGGGCAACGGCTGGGCGCCGACGTGGCGTTGATGGACGACGCCTGGTGGGGTCCGGCCATCCCGCTCCCCGACGAGCCCTACTTCTGCCTCGCCGAACGCACCCTCCCCGGCGGCCTCGTCGTCAACGCGGCCGGCCGGCGGTTCGTCAACGAGGCTGCCCCCTACAGCGATGTCGTCCACACCATGTACGACCGGAACCCGACCGACCCCGACATCCCGTCCTGGCTGATCGTGGACCAGAACTACCGCAACCGGTACCTCTTCAGGGACATCGCGCCGACCTTCGTCCTCCCCGACGACTGGTACAGCTCCGGCGCCGCCCACAAGGCCTGGTCGCTCGACGCCCTGGCCGCGTCCATCGGCGTCCCCGCCGCCGCCCTGCGTGCCACCGTCGACCGCTTCAACTCCCTTGCCCTGAAGGGCGACGACACGGACTTCGGGCGCGGTGACAGCGCCTACGACCACTACTACACCGACCCCTCGGTCCTGCCGAACTCCTGCCTGGCCCCGCTCTGGCTGCCCCCGTACTACGCCTTCCGGCTCGTCCCGGGAGACCTGGGCACCAAGGGCGGCCTGGTGACCGACGCCCGCGCCCGCGTCCTGCGCCCCGACGGCTCCGTCGTCCCCGGCCTCTACGCCGCCGGGAACGCCAGCGCGGCCGTCATGGGCCACAGTTACGCGGGCGCGGGCTCGACCATCGGCCCGGCGATGACCTTCGGGTACATCGCGGCGCGGGATCTCGCCGGGGTGCTCTAG